The following proteins are encoded in a genomic region of Dasypus novemcinctus isolate mDasNov1 chromosome 21, mDasNov1.1.hap2, whole genome shotgun sequence:
- the UNC13D gene encoding protein unc-13 homolog D isoform X2 has product MGGAGARGLSLPGTAAVECHLWAEQAEHLAARWGDAALQPTRHGARSGRGSARRPAVPGPTWGSTQDGAGERPSLPPTPPAGWRLTRPRAWVGGWGGAGPASWVHLLLPAPGGSQGSQQEEASGSRGQQRGRAEPATMATPLSNPQRRPPFLRQAIKIRRRKARELQEPLPQRAVEIKPPSHHLSPEERARLYEEALYTVLHRLGRPEPSHVSEASELLRYLQQAFLLEPEEHQQLLQRVRELERPIFCLKATVKQAKGILGKDVSGFSDPYCLLGIEQGAGVPGGSPGARRRQKAVVRHTIPEEQTHRTRVVAQTLSPVWDETFILEFEDISSASFHLDMWDLDMAESVRHKLGELTDLHGLRRILKEVRKDKGQDDFLGNVVLRLQDLRCQEDQWYPLEPCTETYPDRGQCHLQFQLIHKRRATAASRSQPSYTVHLHLLQQFVSYEVTQHQTGSTSWDGSLSPQAATILFLHATQKDLSDFHQSMAQWLAYSRLYQSLEFPSNCLLHPITSIEYQWIQGRLKEEQLEELAASFGSLLAYGLSLIRKFRSVFPLSVSDSPARLQSLLRVLAQMCKMKAFGQLCPDSAPLPHLVTEALQTGTVEWFHVKQQHYQPMVQGLLESGKALLSLVQDIIGDLHQCLHTWGKIFQNVLKIDLFSTAFLELQWLVAKRVQEHTAAVGGSVSPEMGESLFQLYVSLKELCRLGPAPSERVLALDGFHRWFQPAIPSWLQKTYSEALARVQRAVQMDKLVPLGELTKHSTSAVDLSTCFAQISHTARQLDWPDSEEAFMITVKFVEDTCRLALVYCSLVKARARELSADQKDQGQAANMLCVVVNNMEQLRLVIGKLPTQLAWEALEQRVGAVLEPGQLQNTLHAQLQGALAGLGHEIRTGVRTLAEQLEVGIATHIQKLVGVRASVLPEDAILPLMKFLEVELCYMNTNLVQENFSSLLTLLWTHTLRELAEAAASQRSCPLASSRLQVALQNLEMCFHAEGCGLPPEALHTATFQAVQRDLALQAASSRELIQKYFSSRIQQQAETTSEELGAVTVKASYRTSEQKLRVELLSASNLLPLDSNGSSDPFVQLTLEPRHMFPELAPRETQKHKKDLHPLFDETFEFLVPAEPCQKEGACLLLTVLDHDRLGADDLEGEAFLPLRSVPGLPGNQEPGEVPQTRLPLTYPAPNGDPILQLLESRKGERDTQVFVRLRRQRAKQASQHPLQPGR; this is encoded by the exons AtgggtggggcaggggccagAGGGCTGTCCCTGCCTGGCACTGCTGCAGTGGAATGTCACCTGTGGGCGGAGCAGGCCGAGCACTTGGCTGCCCGCTGGGGAGACGCGGCTCTGCAGCCCACACGCCATGGGGCACGTTCAGGGAGAGGCTCAGCTCGACGTCCCGCGGTGCCCGGCCCCACGTGGGGCAGCACCCAGGATGGGGCAGGGGAGCGGCCCAGCCTGCCCCCGACGCCCCCTGCTGGGTGGCGCCTGACCCGCCCAAGGGcctgggtgggagggtggggtggggccggCCCCGCCTCCTGGGTCCACCTTCTGCTTCCAGCCCCGGGAGGATCCCAAGGATCCCAGCAGGAGGAAG CCAGCGGCAGCCGGGGACAGCAAAGGGGAAGGGCAGAGCCGGCCACCATGGCGACACCCCTCTCCAACCCCCAGCGGCGCCCTCCCTTCTTGCGCCAGGCCATCAAGATAAGGCGCCGCAAGGCCCGCGAGCTGCAGGAGCCCCTGCCCCAGAGGGCTGTGGAG atCAAGCCTCCATCCCATCACTTATCCCCGGAAGAG CGGGCCCGGCTCTACGAGGAAGCACTCTACACCGTCCTGCACCGCCTGGGGCGGCCCGAGCCCAGCCACGTGTCCGAGGCCTCCGAGCTGCTGCGGTACCTGCAGCAG GCCTTCCTCCTGGAGCCCGAGGAGCACCAGCAGCTGCTGCAGCGGGTTCGGGAGCTGGAG AGACCCATATTCTGTCTGAAAGCGACGGTGAAGCAGGCCAAGGGCATTCTGGGCAAAGATGTCAGCG GGTTCAGCGACCCCTACTGCCTGCTGGGCATCGAGCAGGGGGCGGGCGTGCCGGGGGGCAGCCCTGGGGCCCGGCGGCGGCAGAAGGCGGTGGTGCGGCACACCATCCCCGAGGAGCAGACCCACCGCACGCGGGTCGTCGCCCAGACGCTCAGTCCCGTCTGGGACGAGACCTTCATCCT GGAGTTTGAGGACATAAGCAGCGCGAGCTTCCACCTGGACATGTG GGACCTGGACATGGCCGAGTCTGTCCGACATAAGCTGGGGGAGCTGACAGATCTGCACGGGCTGCGAAG GATCTTAAAGGAGGTCCGGAAGGACAAGGGCCAGGACGACTTCCTGGGGAACGTCGTCCTGAGGCTGCAG GACCTGCGCTGCCAGGAGGATCAGTGGTACCCCCTGGAGCCTTGCACCGAGACCTACCCGGACCGCGGCCAGTGCCACCTCCAGTTCCAGCTCATTCACAAGCGG AGGGCCACCGCCGCCAGCCGCTCACAGCCCAGCTACACGGTGCACCTCCACCTTCTGCAACAGTTCGTGTCCTACGAGGTCACCCAGCACCAG ACAGGAAGCACCTCCTGGGATGGGTCGCTGAGTCCGCAGGCCGCCACCATCCTCTTTCTCCACGCCACGCAGAAGGACTTGTCTGACTTCCACCAGTCCATGGC GCAGTGGCTGGCCTACAGCCGCCTCTACCAGAGCCTTGAGTTCCCCAGCAACTGCCTCCTGCACCCCATCACCAGCATCGAGTACCAGTGGATCCAGGGCCGGCTCAAGGAAGAGCAG CTGGAGGAGCTGGCCGCCTCATTCGGCTCCCTGCTGGCCTATGGCCTCTCCCTCATCCGGAAGTTCCGATCCGTCTTCCCCCTTTCCGTCTCCGACTCCCCAGCCCGGCTGCAGTCTCTCCTCAG GGTGCTGGCACAGATGTGCAAGATGAAGGCCTTTGGACAGCTGTGCCCTGACAGCGCCCCGCTGCCCCACCTGGTGACAGAGGCCCTGCAG ACTGGCACCGTCGAGTGGTTCCACGTGAAGCAGCAGCACTACCAGCCCATGGTGCAG GGCCTGTTGGAGTCGGGCAAGGCCTTGCTGAGCCTGGTCCAGGACATCATCGGCGACCTGCACCAGTGCCTGCACACGTGGGGCAAGATCTTCCAAAA TGTCCTCAAGATCGACCTCTTCTCCACGGCCTTCCTGGAACTGCAGTGGCTG GTGGCCAAGCGGGTGCAGGAGCACACGGCAGCGGTGGGGGGCTCCGTGTCCCCGGAGATGGGCGAGAGTCTGTTCCAGCTTTACGTCAGCCTCAAGGAGCTCTGCCGGCTGGGCCCGGCGCCCTCCGAAAG AGTGCTGGCGCTGGACGGCTTCCACCGCTGGTTCCAGCCGGCCATCCCCTCCTGGCTGCAGAAAACCTACAGCGAGGCCCTGGCCCGCGTGCAGCGCGCTGTGCAGATGGACAAG CTGGTACCCCTGGGGGAACTGACCAAGCACAGCACCTCGGCCGTAGACCTGTCCACCTGCTTCGCCCAGATCAGCCACACGGCCCGGCAGCTGGACTGGCCCGACTCGGAGGAGGCCTTCATGATCACTGTCAAGTTCGTGGAG gaCACCTGTCGGCTGGCCCTGGTGTACTGCAGCCTCGTCAAGGCCCGGGCCCGCGAGCTCTCGGCAGACCAGAAGGACCAGGGCCAGGCAGCCAACATG CTGTGCGTGGTGGTGAACAACATGGAGCAGCTGCGGCTGGTCATCGGCAAGCTGCCCACCCAGCTGGCCTGGGAGGCGCTGGAGCAGCGCGTGGGGGCCGTGCTGGAGCCGGGGCAGCTGCAGAACACGCTGCACGCCCAGCTGCAGGGCGCGCTGGCCGGGCTGGGCCACGAGATCCGCACGGGCGTCCGCACCCTGGCAGAACAG CTGGAGGTGGGCATCGCCACGCACATCCAGAAGCTCGTGGGTGTCAGGGCGTCTGTCCTGCCTGAGGAT GCCATTCTGCCCCTGATGAAGTTCCTGGAGGTGGAGCTCTGTTACATGAACACCAACCTGGTGCAGGAGAACTTCAGCAG CCTTCTGACCCTGCTGTGGACCCACACGCTCAGGGAGCTGGCGGAGGCGGCCGCCTCCCAGCGGAGCTGCCCGCTGGCCTCTAGCCGGCTGCAGGTTGCCCTGCAG AACCTGGAGATGTGCTTCCATGCCGAGGGCTGTGGCCTGCCGCCCGAGGCCCTGCACACCGCCACCTTCCAG GCTGTGCAGAGAGACCTGGCACTGCAGGCGGCCTCCAGCCGGGAGCTCATCCAGAAGTACTTCTCCAGCCGCATCCAGCAGCAG GCAGAAACCACCTCTGAGGAGCTTGGGGCCGTCACGGTCAAGGCCTCTTACCGCACCTCGGAGCAGAAGCTGCGTGTAGAGCTGCTCAGCGCCTCCAATCTGTTGCCCCTGGACTCCAATG GCTCCAGCGACCCCTTTGTCCAGCTGACCTTGGAGCCCAGGCACATGTTTCCGGAGCTGGCCCCCCGGGAGACCCAGAAGCACAAGAAGGACCTTCACCCACTGTTTGATGAGACTTTTGAATT cctggtgccTGCTGAGCCGTGCCAGAAGGAGGGGGCGTGCCTCCTGCTCACCGTGCTGGACCACGACAGGCTGGGGGCCGACGACCTGGAGGGGGAGGCCTTCCTGCCGCTGCGCTCGGTGCCAGGCCTGCCTGGGAACCAGGAGCCTGGCGAGGTGCCACAGACCCGCCTGCCCCTCACCTACCCGGCGCCCAATG GGGACCCAATCCTACAGCTGCTGGAGAGCCGGAAGGGAGAGCGTGACACCCAGGTGTTTGTGAGGCTGCGGCGGCAGCGAGCCAAGCAGGCCTCTCAGCACCCCCTGCAGCCAGGGCGGTAG
- the UNC13D gene encoding protein unc-13 homolog D isoform X3, with amino-acid sequence MDGSHGRPGDEEAGPGAGPPGDLPGDQIKPPSHHLSPEERARLYEEALYTVLHRLGRPEPSHVSEASELLRYLQQAFLLEPEEHQQLLQRVRELERPIFCLKATVKQAKGILGKDVSGFSDPYCLLGIEQGAGVPGGSPGARRRQKAVVRHTIPEEQTHRTRVVAQTLSPVWDETFILEFEDISSASFHLDMWDLDMAESVRHKLGELTDLHGLRRILKEVRKDKGQDDFLGNVVLRLQDLRCQEDQWYPLEPCTETYPDRGQCHLQFQLIHKRRATAASRSQPSYTVHLHLLQQFVSYEVTQHQTGSTSWDGSLSPQAATILFLHATQKDLSDFHQSMAQWLAYSRLYQSLEFPSNCLLHPITSIEYQWIQGRLKEEQLEELAASFGSLLAYGLSLIRKFRSVFPLSVSDSPARLQSLLRVLAQMCKMKAFGQLCPDSAPLPHLVTEALQTGTVEWFHVKQQHYQPMVQGLLESGKALLSLVQDIIGDLHQCLHTWGKIFQNVLKIDLFSTAFLELQWLVAKRVQEHTAAVGGSVSPEMGESLFQLYVSLKELCRLGPAPSERVLALDGFHRWFQPAIPSWLQKTYSEALARVQRAVQMDKLVPLGELTKHSTSAVDLSTCFAQISHTARQLDWPDSEEAFMITVKFVEDTCRLALVYCSLVKARARELSADQKDQGQAANMLCVVVNNMEQLRLVIGKLPTQLAWEALEQRVGAVLEPGQLQNTLHAQLQGALAGLGHEIRTGVRTLAEQLEVGIATHIQKLVGVRASVLPEDAILPLMKFLEVELCYMNTNLVQENFSSLLTLLWTHTLRELAEAAASQRSCPLASSRLQVALQNLEMCFHAEGCGLPPEALHTATFQAVQRDLALQAASSRELIQKYFSSRIQQQAETTSEELGAVTVKASYRTSEQKLRVELLSASNLLPLDSNGSSDPFVQLTLEPRHMFPELAPRETQKHKKDLHPLFDETFEFLVPAEPCQKEGACLLLTVLDHDRLGADDLEGEAFLPLRSVPGLPGNQEPGEVPQTRLPLTYPAPNGDPILQLLESRKGERDTQVFVRLRRQRAKQASQHPLQPGR; translated from the exons ATGGACGGCAGCCACGGCCGGCCTGGGGACGAGGAAGCCGGCCCTGGGGCCGGACCCCCAGGAGACCTGCCGGGGGACCAG atCAAGCCTCCATCCCATCACTTATCCCCGGAAGAG CGGGCCCGGCTCTACGAGGAAGCACTCTACACCGTCCTGCACCGCCTGGGGCGGCCCGAGCCCAGCCACGTGTCCGAGGCCTCCGAGCTGCTGCGGTACCTGCAGCAG GCCTTCCTCCTGGAGCCCGAGGAGCACCAGCAGCTGCTGCAGCGGGTTCGGGAGCTGGAG AGACCCATATTCTGTCTGAAAGCGACGGTGAAGCAGGCCAAGGGCATTCTGGGCAAAGATGTCAGCG GGTTCAGCGACCCCTACTGCCTGCTGGGCATCGAGCAGGGGGCGGGCGTGCCGGGGGGCAGCCCTGGGGCCCGGCGGCGGCAGAAGGCGGTGGTGCGGCACACCATCCCCGAGGAGCAGACCCACCGCACGCGGGTCGTCGCCCAGACGCTCAGTCCCGTCTGGGACGAGACCTTCATCCT GGAGTTTGAGGACATAAGCAGCGCGAGCTTCCACCTGGACATGTG GGACCTGGACATGGCCGAGTCTGTCCGACATAAGCTGGGGGAGCTGACAGATCTGCACGGGCTGCGAAG GATCTTAAAGGAGGTCCGGAAGGACAAGGGCCAGGACGACTTCCTGGGGAACGTCGTCCTGAGGCTGCAG GACCTGCGCTGCCAGGAGGATCAGTGGTACCCCCTGGAGCCTTGCACCGAGACCTACCCGGACCGCGGCCAGTGCCACCTCCAGTTCCAGCTCATTCACAAGCGG AGGGCCACCGCCGCCAGCCGCTCACAGCCCAGCTACACGGTGCACCTCCACCTTCTGCAACAGTTCGTGTCCTACGAGGTCACCCAGCACCAG ACAGGAAGCACCTCCTGGGATGGGTCGCTGAGTCCGCAGGCCGCCACCATCCTCTTTCTCCACGCCACGCAGAAGGACTTGTCTGACTTCCACCAGTCCATGGC GCAGTGGCTGGCCTACAGCCGCCTCTACCAGAGCCTTGAGTTCCCCAGCAACTGCCTCCTGCACCCCATCACCAGCATCGAGTACCAGTGGATCCAGGGCCGGCTCAAGGAAGAGCAG CTGGAGGAGCTGGCCGCCTCATTCGGCTCCCTGCTGGCCTATGGCCTCTCCCTCATCCGGAAGTTCCGATCCGTCTTCCCCCTTTCCGTCTCCGACTCCCCAGCCCGGCTGCAGTCTCTCCTCAG GGTGCTGGCACAGATGTGCAAGATGAAGGCCTTTGGACAGCTGTGCCCTGACAGCGCCCCGCTGCCCCACCTGGTGACAGAGGCCCTGCAG ACTGGCACCGTCGAGTGGTTCCACGTGAAGCAGCAGCACTACCAGCCCATGGTGCAG GGCCTGTTGGAGTCGGGCAAGGCCTTGCTGAGCCTGGTCCAGGACATCATCGGCGACCTGCACCAGTGCCTGCACACGTGGGGCAAGATCTTCCAAAA TGTCCTCAAGATCGACCTCTTCTCCACGGCCTTCCTGGAACTGCAGTGGCTG GTGGCCAAGCGGGTGCAGGAGCACACGGCAGCGGTGGGGGGCTCCGTGTCCCCGGAGATGGGCGAGAGTCTGTTCCAGCTTTACGTCAGCCTCAAGGAGCTCTGCCGGCTGGGCCCGGCGCCCTCCGAAAG AGTGCTGGCGCTGGACGGCTTCCACCGCTGGTTCCAGCCGGCCATCCCCTCCTGGCTGCAGAAAACCTACAGCGAGGCCCTGGCCCGCGTGCAGCGCGCTGTGCAGATGGACAAG CTGGTACCCCTGGGGGAACTGACCAAGCACAGCACCTCGGCCGTAGACCTGTCCACCTGCTTCGCCCAGATCAGCCACACGGCCCGGCAGCTGGACTGGCCCGACTCGGAGGAGGCCTTCATGATCACTGTCAAGTTCGTGGAG gaCACCTGTCGGCTGGCCCTGGTGTACTGCAGCCTCGTCAAGGCCCGGGCCCGCGAGCTCTCGGCAGACCAGAAGGACCAGGGCCAGGCAGCCAACATG CTGTGCGTGGTGGTGAACAACATGGAGCAGCTGCGGCTGGTCATCGGCAAGCTGCCCACCCAGCTGGCCTGGGAGGCGCTGGAGCAGCGCGTGGGGGCCGTGCTGGAGCCGGGGCAGCTGCAGAACACGCTGCACGCCCAGCTGCAGGGCGCGCTGGCCGGGCTGGGCCACGAGATCCGCACGGGCGTCCGCACCCTGGCAGAACAG CTGGAGGTGGGCATCGCCACGCACATCCAGAAGCTCGTGGGTGTCAGGGCGTCTGTCCTGCCTGAGGAT GCCATTCTGCCCCTGATGAAGTTCCTGGAGGTGGAGCTCTGTTACATGAACACCAACCTGGTGCAGGAGAACTTCAGCAG CCTTCTGACCCTGCTGTGGACCCACACGCTCAGGGAGCTGGCGGAGGCGGCCGCCTCCCAGCGGAGCTGCCCGCTGGCCTCTAGCCGGCTGCAGGTTGCCCTGCAG AACCTGGAGATGTGCTTCCATGCCGAGGGCTGTGGCCTGCCGCCCGAGGCCCTGCACACCGCCACCTTCCAG GCTGTGCAGAGAGACCTGGCACTGCAGGCGGCCTCCAGCCGGGAGCTCATCCAGAAGTACTTCTCCAGCCGCATCCAGCAGCAG GCAGAAACCACCTCTGAGGAGCTTGGGGCCGTCACGGTCAAGGCCTCTTACCGCACCTCGGAGCAGAAGCTGCGTGTAGAGCTGCTCAGCGCCTCCAATCTGTTGCCCCTGGACTCCAATG GCTCCAGCGACCCCTTTGTCCAGCTGACCTTGGAGCCCAGGCACATGTTTCCGGAGCTGGCCCCCCGGGAGACCCAGAAGCACAAGAAGGACCTTCACCCACTGTTTGATGAGACTTTTGAATT cctggtgccTGCTGAGCCGTGCCAGAAGGAGGGGGCGTGCCTCCTGCTCACCGTGCTGGACCACGACAGGCTGGGGGCCGACGACCTGGAGGGGGAGGCCTTCCTGCCGCTGCGCTCGGTGCCAGGCCTGCCTGGGAACCAGGAGCCTGGCGAGGTGCCACAGACCCGCCTGCCCCTCACCTACCCGGCGCCCAATG GGGACCCAATCCTACAGCTGCTGGAGAGCCGGAAGGGAGAGCGTGACACCCAGGTGTTTGTGAGGCTGCGGCGGCAGCGAGCCAAGCAGGCCTCTCAGCACCCCCTGCAGCCAGGGCGGTAG
- the UNC13D gene encoding protein unc-13 homolog D isoform X1, with product MSPVGGAGRALGCPLGRRGSAAHTPWGTFRERLSSTSRGARPHVGQHPGWGRGAAQPAPDAPCWVAPDPPKGLGGRVGWGRPRLLGPPSASSPGRIPRIPAGGRCRRPRQLPQSWRDPPSTPTPFSTHPARPPQAEGGSPGALCIILWLCCLPPASGSRGQQRGRAEPATMATPLSNPQRRPPFLRQAIKIRRRKARELQEPLPQRAVEIKPPSHHLSPEERARLYEEALYTVLHRLGRPEPSHVSEASELLRYLQQAFLLEPEEHQQLLQRVRELERPIFCLKATVKQAKGILGKDVSGFSDPYCLLGIEQGAGVPGGSPGARRRQKAVVRHTIPEEQTHRTRVVAQTLSPVWDETFILEFEDISSASFHLDMWDLDMAESVRHKLGELTDLHGLRRILKEVRKDKGQDDFLGNVVLRLQDLRCQEDQWYPLEPCTETYPDRGQCHLQFQLIHKRRATAASRSQPSYTVHLHLLQQFVSYEVTQHQTGSTSWDGSLSPQAATILFLHATQKDLSDFHQSMAQWLAYSRLYQSLEFPSNCLLHPITSIEYQWIQGRLKEEQLEELAASFGSLLAYGLSLIRKFRSVFPLSVSDSPARLQSLLRVLAQMCKMKAFGQLCPDSAPLPHLVTEALQTGTVEWFHVKQQHYQPMVQGLLESGKALLSLVQDIIGDLHQCLHTWGKIFQNVLKIDLFSTAFLELQWLVAKRVQEHTAAVGGSVSPEMGESLFQLYVSLKELCRLGPAPSERVLALDGFHRWFQPAIPSWLQKTYSEALARVQRAVQMDKLVPLGELTKHSTSAVDLSTCFAQISHTARQLDWPDSEEAFMITVKFVEDTCRLALVYCSLVKARARELSADQKDQGQAANMLCVVVNNMEQLRLVIGKLPTQLAWEALEQRVGAVLEPGQLQNTLHAQLQGALAGLGHEIRTGVRTLAEQLEVGIATHIQKLVGVRASVLPEDAILPLMKFLEVELCYMNTNLVQENFSSLLTLLWTHTLRELAEAAASQRSCPLASSRLQVALQNLEMCFHAEGCGLPPEALHTATFQAVQRDLALQAASSRELIQKYFSSRIQQQAETTSEELGAVTVKASYRTSEQKLRVELLSASNLLPLDSNGSSDPFVQLTLEPRHMFPELAPRETQKHKKDLHPLFDETFEFLVPAEPCQKEGACLLLTVLDHDRLGADDLEGEAFLPLRSVPGLPGNQEPGEVPQTRLPLTYPAPNGDPILQLLESRKGERDTQVFVRLRRQRAKQASQHPLQPGR from the exons ATGTCACCTGTGGGCGGAGCAGGCCGAGCACTTGGCTGCCCGCTGGGGAGACGCGGCTCTGCAGCCCACACGCCATGGGGCACGTTCAGGGAGAGGCTCAGCTCGACGTCCCGCGGTGCCCGGCCCCACGTGGGGCAGCACCCAGGATGGGGCAGGGGAGCGGCCCAGCCTGCCCCCGACGCCCCCTGCTGGGTGGCGCCTGACCCGCCCAAGGGcctgggtgggagggtggggtggggccggCCCCGCCTCCTGGGTCCACCTTCTGCTTCCAGCCCCGGGAGGATCCCAAGGATCCCAGCAGGAGGAAGGTGCAGGAGGCCCAGGCAACTGCCTCAGTCCTGGCGTGACCCTCCGTCTACCCCCACGCCCTTCTCCACCCACCCTGCCCGGCCTCCGCAGGCAGAGGGTGGCAGCCCAGGGGCTCTTTGCATAATCCTGTGGCTTTGCTGTCTTCCCCCAGCCAGCGGCAGCCGGGGACAGCAAAGGGGAAGGGCAGAGCCGGCCACCATGGCGACACCCCTCTCCAACCCCCAGCGGCGCCCTCCCTTCTTGCGCCAGGCCATCAAGATAAGGCGCCGCAAGGCCCGCGAGCTGCAGGAGCCCCTGCCCCAGAGGGCTGTGGAG atCAAGCCTCCATCCCATCACTTATCCCCGGAAGAG CGGGCCCGGCTCTACGAGGAAGCACTCTACACCGTCCTGCACCGCCTGGGGCGGCCCGAGCCCAGCCACGTGTCCGAGGCCTCCGAGCTGCTGCGGTACCTGCAGCAG GCCTTCCTCCTGGAGCCCGAGGAGCACCAGCAGCTGCTGCAGCGGGTTCGGGAGCTGGAG AGACCCATATTCTGTCTGAAAGCGACGGTGAAGCAGGCCAAGGGCATTCTGGGCAAAGATGTCAGCG GGTTCAGCGACCCCTACTGCCTGCTGGGCATCGAGCAGGGGGCGGGCGTGCCGGGGGGCAGCCCTGGGGCCCGGCGGCGGCAGAAGGCGGTGGTGCGGCACACCATCCCCGAGGAGCAGACCCACCGCACGCGGGTCGTCGCCCAGACGCTCAGTCCCGTCTGGGACGAGACCTTCATCCT GGAGTTTGAGGACATAAGCAGCGCGAGCTTCCACCTGGACATGTG GGACCTGGACATGGCCGAGTCTGTCCGACATAAGCTGGGGGAGCTGACAGATCTGCACGGGCTGCGAAG GATCTTAAAGGAGGTCCGGAAGGACAAGGGCCAGGACGACTTCCTGGGGAACGTCGTCCTGAGGCTGCAG GACCTGCGCTGCCAGGAGGATCAGTGGTACCCCCTGGAGCCTTGCACCGAGACCTACCCGGACCGCGGCCAGTGCCACCTCCAGTTCCAGCTCATTCACAAGCGG AGGGCCACCGCCGCCAGCCGCTCACAGCCCAGCTACACGGTGCACCTCCACCTTCTGCAACAGTTCGTGTCCTACGAGGTCACCCAGCACCAG ACAGGAAGCACCTCCTGGGATGGGTCGCTGAGTCCGCAGGCCGCCACCATCCTCTTTCTCCACGCCACGCAGAAGGACTTGTCTGACTTCCACCAGTCCATGGC GCAGTGGCTGGCCTACAGCCGCCTCTACCAGAGCCTTGAGTTCCCCAGCAACTGCCTCCTGCACCCCATCACCAGCATCGAGTACCAGTGGATCCAGGGCCGGCTCAAGGAAGAGCAG CTGGAGGAGCTGGCCGCCTCATTCGGCTCCCTGCTGGCCTATGGCCTCTCCCTCATCCGGAAGTTCCGATCCGTCTTCCCCCTTTCCGTCTCCGACTCCCCAGCCCGGCTGCAGTCTCTCCTCAG GGTGCTGGCACAGATGTGCAAGATGAAGGCCTTTGGACAGCTGTGCCCTGACAGCGCCCCGCTGCCCCACCTGGTGACAGAGGCCCTGCAG ACTGGCACCGTCGAGTGGTTCCACGTGAAGCAGCAGCACTACCAGCCCATGGTGCAG GGCCTGTTGGAGTCGGGCAAGGCCTTGCTGAGCCTGGTCCAGGACATCATCGGCGACCTGCACCAGTGCCTGCACACGTGGGGCAAGATCTTCCAAAA TGTCCTCAAGATCGACCTCTTCTCCACGGCCTTCCTGGAACTGCAGTGGCTG GTGGCCAAGCGGGTGCAGGAGCACACGGCAGCGGTGGGGGGCTCCGTGTCCCCGGAGATGGGCGAGAGTCTGTTCCAGCTTTACGTCAGCCTCAAGGAGCTCTGCCGGCTGGGCCCGGCGCCCTCCGAAAG AGTGCTGGCGCTGGACGGCTTCCACCGCTGGTTCCAGCCGGCCATCCCCTCCTGGCTGCAGAAAACCTACAGCGAGGCCCTGGCCCGCGTGCAGCGCGCTGTGCAGATGGACAAG CTGGTACCCCTGGGGGAACTGACCAAGCACAGCACCTCGGCCGTAGACCTGTCCACCTGCTTCGCCCAGATCAGCCACACGGCCCGGCAGCTGGACTGGCCCGACTCGGAGGAGGCCTTCATGATCACTGTCAAGTTCGTGGAG gaCACCTGTCGGCTGGCCCTGGTGTACTGCAGCCTCGTCAAGGCCCGGGCCCGCGAGCTCTCGGCAGACCAGAAGGACCAGGGCCAGGCAGCCAACATG CTGTGCGTGGTGGTGAACAACATGGAGCAGCTGCGGCTGGTCATCGGCAAGCTGCCCACCCAGCTGGCCTGGGAGGCGCTGGAGCAGCGCGTGGGGGCCGTGCTGGAGCCGGGGCAGCTGCAGAACACGCTGCACGCCCAGCTGCAGGGCGCGCTGGCCGGGCTGGGCCACGAGATCCGCACGGGCGTCCGCACCCTGGCAGAACAG CTGGAGGTGGGCATCGCCACGCACATCCAGAAGCTCGTGGGTGTCAGGGCGTCTGTCCTGCCTGAGGAT GCCATTCTGCCCCTGATGAAGTTCCTGGAGGTGGAGCTCTGTTACATGAACACCAACCTGGTGCAGGAGAACTTCAGCAG CCTTCTGACCCTGCTGTGGACCCACACGCTCAGGGAGCTGGCGGAGGCGGCCGCCTCCCAGCGGAGCTGCCCGCTGGCCTCTAGCCGGCTGCAGGTTGCCCTGCAG AACCTGGAGATGTGCTTCCATGCCGAGGGCTGTGGCCTGCCGCCCGAGGCCCTGCACACCGCCACCTTCCAG GCTGTGCAGAGAGACCTGGCACTGCAGGCGGCCTCCAGCCGGGAGCTCATCCAGAAGTACTTCTCCAGCCGCATCCAGCAGCAG GCAGAAACCACCTCTGAGGAGCTTGGGGCCGTCACGGTCAAGGCCTCTTACCGCACCTCGGAGCAGAAGCTGCGTGTAGAGCTGCTCAGCGCCTCCAATCTGTTGCCCCTGGACTCCAATG GCTCCAGCGACCCCTTTGTCCAGCTGACCTTGGAGCCCAGGCACATGTTTCCGGAGCTGGCCCCCCGGGAGACCCAGAAGCACAAGAAGGACCTTCACCCACTGTTTGATGAGACTTTTGAATT cctggtgccTGCTGAGCCGTGCCAGAAGGAGGGGGCGTGCCTCCTGCTCACCGTGCTGGACCACGACAGGCTGGGGGCCGACGACCTGGAGGGGGAGGCCTTCCTGCCGCTGCGCTCGGTGCCAGGCCTGCCTGGGAACCAGGAGCCTGGCGAGGTGCCACAGACCCGCCTGCCCCTCACCTACCCGGCGCCCAATG GGGACCCAATCCTACAGCTGCTGGAGAGCCGGAAGGGAGAGCGTGACACCCAGGTGTTTGTGAGGCTGCGGCGGCAGCGAGCCAAGCAGGCCTCTCAGCACCCCCTGCAGCCAGGGCGGTAG